In the genome of Planococcus donghaensis, the window TGTGTCCACCGAATCACTGTAGATTCACTGACATTTACTCGCTTGCCTACTTCAAGAGCAGTAGAGAACGCTAAAAAAATAGGTTCTTTAAAAAACAAATCGCTAACCTTTTTCTGGCCCGAACTAAATTCTGTATAAGAATTAGATACACTCCGCAGTAATTCCTGCATATTTAACGCCTCCACTTGAAGAACACACTCATTTACTCTTCAAAGTATACTATTGTGCAGGAAAACCTGCAATAGTTTACAGAAAATTCTATAGAAACTATTTTTACAGATTATTTATAAATATGTATAAATAGCCGTTCTTAAAGGGTTTTAGGCATTAATCTAAATACAAATAAAGTACGAATAAAGCGTGATAATTATTTTTTCGAAGCTGTTTTGCAACATCACATCAACCATTTCCCTAAAACACTATCCCCTTTTTTATCCAATTTAAACCCAGAAACTAAAGCACGCCTCTGTCCTGCATCACTTGTTTTTATATTCTTCTCCAGTTCCTATATAATCTTTGTATAAGTAATTTATTGAGGGGTTGTTTGGCGTGTGGGAAAACCGGATATTTAAGCTGTTTATTTTTTGGTATATTTGTGGAATTATCCTTCTCGGATTTGACCTTTTACCTTCATGGTTGGAATGGGCAAATGCATTTTTTTTAATTTTGGCTGGCACTCTTGGCTTTCTATATTTTCTTAATCGCTTTGATGTGCTTAGTGGATCTGTTCTGAGCGCTTTTATCTTCTTCTCTACTTTTATAGTTGAATGGGCAGGTTCGGATAGCGGTTTCTTATTTGGCTCTTACGATTACACAGAGCATTTTGCCCCAAATATATTTGGCGTGCCTATCGCAATTGGATTTGCTTGGTTAATGGTTATGGCTACCACACACGTCGTGGCACGTTGGATAATTCCAGCCGGCGGTTTTTTCTACGCTGTGGTTGGAGGGATTGGTGCTGTAATTATAGATTTGATCATTGACCCAGTAGCCTATCAAGTCAAACAATATTGGATTTGGGAAGATACTGGTCTTTATTATGATATTCCTTGGACGAACTTTTTTGGCTGGTTCGTAGTGGCCTTTGTTCTACACGTTGTAATCGACTTCCTAATGAAAAAAAAATCTTTGGTTATTGCTGCCGAACAGCCTGAAAAGCGTATGGTGCTTTTATATGTATTAATGATTGCTATGTTTGTTATGCTCGGATCTATCGGTGGTTTATTATTAGCCGCTTTCTTAACTACTGGATTAACCACTTTGATCGTTTTAGTGGCTTGGAAGAGGCGACCAGTATGATCAAAGCCACTAAATCTGCTTTGTTTGAAACCGGCTTCAACTTGTATTTAACGCCACTTATTCGATTTTCTTTTAGTCGTTTACTTGGTCAAGGAGTAAAAGCAATTCCTCAAAAGCCCGTATTATTTATCGCCAATCATAGCTCTTGGTGGGACGGTTTGGTGTTCTTTTACTTAAATCGGACGATTTGGCATCACGATATTCATATGATGATGCATGAAAAAGGACTTAAGAAATATTCTTATTTCCGCTATCTTGGCGCATTCTCTATTAATCGTGAGAAACCAAAAGAAATTCTGACTTCACTTCAATATGCTGAAGCTTTATTAAAGCAAGGAAAATCCGTTATTCTTTTTCCGCAAGGCGATGAATTTCACCTTGAAAAGAGGCCGCTCACTTTTCAATCAGGTGCCGCTTATTTAATGGAGAAGTGCCCTGAAGTTTCTGTAGTGCCAATGAGTTTCTACTATTCTTTTGGACACCAACAAAAACCTGAACTTTGGGTTCGTCAGCATGCGGTGATTTCAAACGAAGAAATTGCTCAGTTAACAAGAAAAGAGAAAACCTTATACCTTCAACAACTTTGTACAGAACAACTTGACCACTTAAAAAGTGCAGTCATTAGTGAAAATAGCGAAGCGTTTCAGTCTCTCGGAAAAAGGAGAAGTTGATCATGATTCTTTATATCGGAATCCACGTATTTTTTTTAGCCTGGATTATTATTAATCGACTATTCCTACCTTCCTTGCCAAAGCAGCCAAAGCTTACTTGTGAACCTTTTGTTTCTGTCTTGGTCCCTATGAGAAATGAAGAACGCAATGTGGCTACACTTATAAAATCCTTAAAAAACTCTACGTATCGTCAGTTGGAATTTATCATCTTAAACGACCAGTCAACAGATGGGACTCAACAGGCACTTACTCAAGAAATTGCAGGAGACTCCCGCTTCAAAATTATTATGGGCCAAAAACTCCCTGAAGATTGGGTCGGAAAAGTTCACGCTTGCCACCAATTACAACAGGAAGCTTCTGGAGAGTATTTATTGTTTGTAGATGCAGACGTTCGTTTTCGTCCAAAAGCTATCGAGCAATCACTGGTGTTGCTTCAACGAAAACGAGCGCAATTGTTAACCGGATTCCCTGCTTTTGATGTATCACCTTTTCTTAGCAAATTGCTGGTTCCCATGTTGCATTTTGTAGTATTGTTTCATCTCCCCGTTTTTCTAGCTAATCACACCAAATTTAAAGCAGCCACTGCCGCTAATGGAATGTGGATGATGTTTGAATCATCAAGTTACCGAAAGATTGGGGGACATGCAGCAGTTTACAATTCATTAGTTGAAGATGTTCATATCGCCAGGAAAATAAAGGAGCACGGTTATAAAGTCGTATTGGCACACATTACAATGTCCGTAAAATGTCGTATGTACGATACTAACGCAGAAGTGTGGGAAGGATTTTTGAAAAATAGTTACGCCGGAATTGGCCGCTCTCCTGTCATGGCTTTTTTCCTCATTCTCTTTTACTTTATTTTCTATATCCTTCCCCCGTTTCTCGCAATCTATGGCATATGGAATGGATTTTATTTATGGGCGGTTCCATATGCGTTAACAGTAGCTCAGCGGTGGTACATTGATATGGTGACCAACCAACGTTGGTACTTGGCGTTTCTCATACCACTGCAAGCTTTAGCAATGCTTGCTGTACTCACACAATCTATGCGCAAGTCTTTAAAAAAACAAGCTTACTCATGGAAAGGAAGACATTATTCATGAAAAAAATTGTCATCGTTGGCGGTGGACTGGGTGGATTGGCTTCTGCGGTGACGCTTGCCCATGCAGGGTTTGACGTAGAACTATTTGAAAAAAACGATCATTTTGGTGGGAAACTGATGCCTGTGCAACTTGGAAATTATCATTTTGATTTTGGCCCAAATACCATTACAATGCCGAAAGTTTTCACCAACATTATTTCGCAAACAGGAGAAAACCCACAAGACTATTTAGATTTTATCCCATTAAAAGCGCATACTCGCAATCACTTTCCCAACGGTAGTTTTTTTGACTTTACAAACAATCAGCAGCAGATGATTTCTCAGCTTCAAACAATCGATGCCCAAGCGGCAATGAATTACCCTACTTTCATCAATGAAATTAGCCGTTTGCATAAACTATCCGAACGTTATTTCTTCCCAGTAACGTTTCAATCGTGGCGCGATTACTTGTCACCATCACTTGGTTTCGCACTTTTCCAAGTACGTCCTGTAGAATCTATGCATCACTTTTTCCAGCGTTATTTTACGAACCCTTTCTTGGTTCAAGCCTTTGACCGGTATGCGACATACATCGGCTCGTCCCCTTACCAAGCACCGGCTACATTTTCCATGATTGCTTATTTAGAGTTGGTCGAAGGCGTTTACTATACAAAAGGCGGAAACACAAAAATTGCTGAAGCTTTTGCTGCCGTTGCAAAAAAAGCTGGGGCTAAACTGCATTTAAATACAGCCGTTACTAAAATTATTACAGACAAGGGTCAAGCGACGGGCATCGAACTCCAAGATGGGACCTCTATCTCAGCTGACAAAGTAATTTTAAATGGAGATTTGTTATCGGTTTTTCCTGACTTAGTCGCAGAAGACGTGCGTCCGTCTTTATCTGATAAAAAGATAGCGGCGTTTGAACCTTCGATATCAGCGTTTGTGATTACCGCAGGCTTAACGAAAAAACTCGATATGCTAAAACATCACAATGTTTTTTTCTCATCAGATTATAAAAAAGAATTTACCGATTTATTCGAGACTGCTGCATATAGCGATGAACCAACCGTTTACATCAGCAATTCCTCTTATACAGATCCAGCTATTTCACCCGATGGAGACAATTTGTTTATCTTAGTCAATGCCCCGGCCTTAACTAAAGAAGGGCATCTTCAAATCAATCCTGAGTTGTATAAAGAACGTATTTACGATTTTTTGTTTAGCTACGGCGTTGATATCCGAAGCCACTTAGCAGAAGAAAGAATTTTCACACCTGCTTTTATTCGCGAAAAATTTGGGTCGTTCCGAGGAGCTTTATATGGCCCATCTTCTAACCGAAAAAAAGATGCTTTTTTGCGCCCACCAAATGCAAGTCGCGATATTCAAAACCTTTATTTTGTTGGGGGCAGTACGCACCCTGGGGGTGGGTCACCGATGGTTGTTTTAAGCGGATTGAATGTTGCGAAGAAGATTATCCACATGGCTCAGCCAAAATAATTGGATAGACGACAAAAAGACACTTAAACGCGGGTTCCCTCCGTGTTTAAGTGTCTTTTTCAATTGTCTTCAGGCAAGGAATCGAATTCTTCTTTTTTCTGTTCAAGCCATATTTTCATTTCTTCCGATGTGAACTTGCCCATATTATTCATCGCATCTAAATGAGCTTGATCTCCTTGCTGAAACATCTCTTTTCCATGTTGTTGACTTTTTTTCGCTATTTCCTCAAAAGAATTCGCACTAAATGGTTGATCGCAGGCACCTGCTAGTTGTTTACAGGTCATGGTCTTCATTATTGTGCACTCCTCTCGCTTTAAACGCTCTTCTTGTTATAAGCAAGCTAATATGGCTTGTTTTGATTCGTCGGGCACAAAGTGTTTTTCACGGAACACGTTGTATTCTTTTGATCTGATTGTTGCTAAAATCTCACGGTAAACGAGGGCTGCTCCTTTAACTGGTACGCGTGAAGATAGTGGATATTCATGAATGGTTTCAAAAGCCTTTTTATAATGACACTCGGCTTTTTCAGCCAAATCTTCCCAAACCGCAATAAACTGGGGACTAATAATTCCGGCACGTAATTCGTCTTCATGCAATTCGTATTTCTTCATAATTTCTTCTGGTAAATAGATTCTTCCCATTTCCAAATCTTCACCAATATCACGAAGTATATTGGTGATTTGCATGGCATAGCCAAGCGAAATAGCACCTTCTTTTAAAATCACTGTTTTTCCCGGTGCTAAAATTGGCAATAACATCAACCCTACTGTACTAGCTACGTAATAACTATAGTGCAGCAATTCATCCATTGTTCTGTAGCGGTTAATGGTCAAGTCCATTTCCTGCCCTGTAATCAAACCCGAGAACGCCTCAACATCCATTTCGTAATTGTCAAATACGTCTGCAAGTGCTACCCACATAGGATTTCCGTCATCATAAATGCCTGTCAAAAACCTTTGAAAGTCTTGTTTAAATTGTGCAAGCTCTTCAGTCGAATTTGTTCCTTCATCGACAATATCGTCTACTGTGCGACAGAAAGCATATACGGCCCAAACTGCTTTTCTTTTTTCTTTCGGCAATAATGAAAAAGCTTTATAGAAACTTTTCGAATGCATAGCAATGACTTTTTCACAGGAAATATAAGCATCTTTTAAATTCATTATGCATTGCTCCTTTCCTTTGCAAAATCGCCTTGGATTTGTTCAGCTAGCAACTTTGCGCCTTGCATCACAATAGGAATGCCTCCTCCTGGATGTACTGAAGCACCTACTGCATACAAGCGATCTGTTTTAAACGGTTTAACTTGCGGTCGGAAAACGCCTGATTGGAACAAAGTTGGACCAATTCCGAAACTGCCTCCTTTAAACAAACCAAAAGCTTCTGCTTCAGAAGGTGTACGAACTTCCATCCATTCAACTGCTTCACGGAAATTCGGGAAGGCTAAACTTTCTATACGATCGATAATTCGATCAATCCATTCTTTCTCATTTGCCCAATCAATATCTGTTCCGGAAGGTACCGGAACCAATACATACAGTACGCCTTTGCCTTCTGGCGCTAGTGAATCATCTATTTTTGATGGATGAAACGTGTAAATTGCAGGATTTTCAGTCTTCTGCTTTTTCACAAACACATCATCCATGTGGTCGATGTAACTGTCACCGATGAAAAATTGGTGGACATTGCCTTCTTCATATACTTTATTCAATCCAAAATACAATAATACGCATCCAGAAGATGCTGTGTAACTTTTCTTTTTCTGTTCAGGCAACACTTTTTCAATGCCTGGAAAGTCGCCGTTATAGACAACCGCATCGAAAGCTTCAAAGCCGGATGCTGTTTCAACTCCGGTAGCTTTTTGGTTTTCAGTCACGATTTTTTTAACCGGGCTACTCGTTTTAATCGTTACGTTAGTACGTGATCGAAGTGCTTTTTCTAACACCGGAATTAAGCTGCCGTATCCACCTTTTAGGTAGTACACACCGTGTTCATGTTCACTAAAAGGAACAAGCGCATACATGGCTGGAGCGCGGAAAGGATCTCCACCGATATACAAAGACTGCAAGGAATAAGCTAGCTGTAGTCGCTCATCGCGGAAATAGTTCGACATAAGTTTGTTAACAGATTGTTGAGGTTTTAATTTCATCAATTTTCTTATGTTTCCTGCTGTGAAAAAATCGGCTTTATTTACAAATGAATGCTCTAAAAATGAAGATTTGCCGATTTTAAAACGCTCACGTCCTTCTGAAATAAATCGAAGAAACCCTTCTTTTTCAGATGGAAAAACATTTTCGATTTCCTCTAACTGCCGATCAATGTCTGGATATTTTGTGTAGACTACTCCATCTGGAAAGCGAATTGAGTAAAGTGGATCACATAATAACAATTCGGTATCCTCTTCTGGAACTCCTGCTTGTTGTAAAAGGTCTTGGAACATTTCAGGTAGCAATACAATAGTAGGGCCTTGATCAATTTTAAAGCCATCCCGCTCAACAAACGTTAAACGGCCACCCAATTTATCTTCTTTTTCAAAAATAGTGACGTCAAATCCCATATTGGTTAAATACAAAGCACCCATCATGCCACCAACGCCGCCACCAATCATCGCGATTTTCATGCAAATCCCTCCATTGCTGGAAGCGGTAAGATTGGAATTCCTTTTTTACCATGTTGCTCAAGTATACCGTTAGTTGTAATACGTGCCGATTCTAAGATTGTCGGTAATCCACTTCCTGGGTGTGTGCCACCACCGACTAACCAACAATTGCTCAGTTCTTCAAATTTATTGTGAGGACGGAAGACCATCATTTGTGTTAATTGATGTCCTAAGTTAAATGTCGCTCCTTGATAAACTGAATAATCTTCTTGCCAGCCCATCGGTGTTAACATTTTTTCAACTTCTATATGATCGCGAAGATTTTTGAATTCCGATTTTTCTTCAATCGTATCTAATACCAATTCACGGAAGGCTTGTTGTTCGTTTTCCCAACCGATGTCACTAAAATTATTTGGAACTGGCGCTAAAATATACAATGCCGATTTTCCTTCAGGGGCTAAAGTCGGATCTGTCACACTTGCATTTTGCACATAAATTGAAGGGTCTGCAGAGAGGATACGCGATTTCGTCATTTCTTCTACATTTTTTTTATAATCTTTAGCAAATATAATCGTATGGTGAGAAAGATCGTATTTTTTATCCAGTCCTAAGTAGAGCATAAACGTAGAGCACGAGTATTTTTTCTTCGCCAATTTCTCTGGTGTGTATTTTTTTAAAATTCCCGGTTCGACCAAATTATTCATAACGTGCGCAAAGTCACCGTTAATAATGACTTGATCTGCTTTTTCACGCTTGCCGTTTTCTAAGTCTACTCCTTTGACTTTACGATTTTCGATCCATAGTTTTTTTACACCTGTGCTAGTATGGATTTTGCCACCTAACTCTTCTACTACTTTCGCCATCGCATGCGATAGTTGATTTACCCCGCCAATAGGATGGAAAATGCCGTAAGCGTGCTCCATATAAGAAAGAATAGAAAATGCACCCGGACACTCCCATGGAGACATCCCTAAATACTTGGATTGAAAGGCAAAGGCCATTTTTAATCGCTCATCTTTAAAATATCGAGATAAAACATCATAAAGCGTTTTGTTTATTTCAAGTTCTGGCAACGCTTTTAAAACTTTAGGATGGACCATATCAAAATAGCTATCCATCTTTGATTGCAACATCGGCGATAAGGCTTCTAACTTCTTGGCCGTTTCTTTCATAAAACGTTCATAACCGTCTCCATCGCCTTTGAATTTTTCATTAATTTGCTTTTTCATTTCTTGGTTATTTCGTGTCATTATCAAGTTTTCATCTTCAAAAACTAATTCATACATTGGATCTAGTTCAACAGCATTCATATAATCTTTTAAGTTACGACCTGTTACTTCAAACAATTCTTCTACTAAATGCAGCATACTCAAGAAAGTGGGACCCGTATCAAACGTAAAATCACCAAGACGCAGCTCTGCATTTCGGCCACCTATCCACGGTTGCTTCTCATAGACATCTACTTTATATCCTCTACTTGCCAATAACATAGCTGCGGCCAGTCCCCCTGGGCCTGCGCCTATCACAATCATTCTCTCTGACATAACAGATGCCTCCATTTCAAATATCCCGTAAACTCTACAATAGTTATACAAATATTATACCGCCCGATTATTAAAAAGACTATTTATTTGAATTTACCCTCTTTCG includes:
- a CDS encoding glycosyltransferase; the protein is MILYIGIHVFFLAWIIINRLFLPSLPKQPKLTCEPFVSVLVPMRNEERNVATLIKSLKNSTYRQLEFIILNDQSTDGTQQALTQEIAGDSRFKIIMGQKLPEDWVGKVHACHQLQQEASGEYLLFVDADVRFRPKAIEQSLVLLQRKRAQLLTGFPAFDVSPFLSKLLVPMLHFVVLFHLPVFLANHTKFKAATAANGMWMMFESSSYRKIGGHAAVYNSLVEDVHIARKIKEHGYKVVLAHITMSVKCRMYDTNAEVWEGFLKNSYAGIGRSPVMAFFLILFYFIFYILPPFLAIYGIWNGFYLWAVPYALTVAQRWYIDMVTNQRWYLAFLIPLQALAMLAVLTQSMRKSLKKQAYSWKGRHYS
- a CDS encoding phytoene desaturase family protein; its protein translation is MSERMIVIGAGPGGLAAAMLLASRGYKVDVYEKQPWIGGRNAELRLGDFTFDTGPTFLSMLHLVEELFEVTGRNLKDYMNAVELDPMYELVFEDENLIMTRNNQEMKKQINEKFKGDGDGYERFMKETAKKLEALSPMLQSKMDSYFDMVHPKVLKALPELEINKTLYDVLSRYFKDERLKMAFAFQSKYLGMSPWECPGAFSILSYMEHAYGIFHPIGGVNQLSHAMAKVVEELGGKIHTSTGVKKLWIENRKVKGVDLENGKREKADQVIINGDFAHVMNNLVEPGILKKYTPEKLAKKKYSCSTFMLYLGLDKKYDLSHHTIIFAKDYKKNVEEMTKSRILSADPSIYVQNASVTDPTLAPEGKSALYILAPVPNNFSDIGWENEQQAFRELVLDTIEEKSEFKNLRDHIEVEKMLTPMGWQEDYSVYQGATFNLGHQLTQMMVFRPHNKFEELSNCWLVGGGTHPGSGLPTILESARITTNGILEQHGKKGIPILPLPAMEGFA
- a CDS encoding phytoene desaturase family protein, translating into MKKIVIVGGGLGGLASAVTLAHAGFDVELFEKNDHFGGKLMPVQLGNYHFDFGPNTITMPKVFTNIISQTGENPQDYLDFIPLKAHTRNHFPNGSFFDFTNNQQQMISQLQTIDAQAAMNYPTFINEISRLHKLSERYFFPVTFQSWRDYLSPSLGFALFQVRPVESMHHFFQRYFTNPFLVQAFDRYATYIGSSPYQAPATFSMIAYLELVEGVYYTKGGNTKIAEAFAAVAKKAGAKLHLNTAVTKIITDKGQATGIELQDGTSISADKVILNGDLLSVFPDLVAEDVRPSLSDKKIAAFEPSISAFVITAGLTKKLDMLKHHNVFFSSDYKKEFTDLFETAAYSDEPTVYISNSSYTDPAISPDGDNLFILVNAPALTKEGHLQINPELYKERIYDFLFSYGVDIRSHLAEERIFTPAFIREKFGSFRGALYGPSSNRKKDAFLRPPNASRDIQNLYFVGGSTHPGGGSPMVVLSGLNVAKKIIHMAQPK
- a CDS encoding phytoene desaturase family protein, giving the protein MKIAMIGGGVGGMMGALYLTNMGFDVTIFEKEDKLGGRLTFVERDGFKIDQGPTIVLLPEMFQDLLQQAGVPEEDTELLLCDPLYSIRFPDGVVYTKYPDIDRQLEEIENVFPSEKEGFLRFISEGRERFKIGKSSFLEHSFVNKADFFTAGNIRKLMKLKPQQSVNKLMSNYFRDERLQLAYSLQSLYIGGDPFRAPAMYALVPFSEHEHGVYYLKGGYGSLIPVLEKALRSRTNVTIKTSSPVKKIVTENQKATGVETASGFEAFDAVVYNGDFPGIEKVLPEQKKKSYTASSGCVLLYFGLNKVYEEGNVHQFFIGDSYIDHMDDVFVKKQKTENPAIYTFHPSKIDDSLAPEGKGVLYVLVPVPSGTDIDWANEKEWIDRIIDRIESLAFPNFREAVEWMEVRTPSEAEAFGLFKGGSFGIGPTLFQSGVFRPQVKPFKTDRLYAVGASVHPGGGIPIVMQGAKLLAEQIQGDFAKERSNA
- a CDS encoding DUF1059 domain-containing protein; translated protein: MKTMTCKQLAGACDQPFSANSFEEIAKKSQQHGKEMFQQGDQAHLDAMNNMGKFTSEEMKIWLEQKKEEFDSLPEDN
- a CDS encoding phytoene/squalene synthase family protein, with amino-acid sequence MNLKDAYISCEKVIAMHSKSFYKAFSLLPKEKRKAVWAVYAFCRTVDDIVDEGTNSTEELAQFKQDFQRFLTGIYDDGNPMWVALADVFDNYEMDVEAFSGLITGQEMDLTINRYRTMDELLHYSYYVASTVGLMLLPILAPGKTVILKEGAISLGYAMQITNILRDIGEDLEMGRIYLPEEIMKKYELHEDELRAGIISPQFIAVWEDLAEKAECHYKKAFETIHEYPLSSRVPVKGAALVYREILATIRSKEYNVFREKHFVPDESKQAILACL
- a CDS encoding lysophospholipid acyltransferase family protein produces the protein MIKATKSALFETGFNLYLTPLIRFSFSRLLGQGVKAIPQKPVLFIANHSSWWDGLVFFYLNRTIWHHDIHMMMHEKGLKKYSYFRYLGAFSINREKPKEILTSLQYAEALLKQGKSVILFPQGDEFHLEKRPLTFQSGAAYLMEKCPEVSVVPMSFYYSFGHQQKPELWVRQHAVISNEEIAQLTRKEKTLYLQQLCTEQLDHLKSAVISENSEAFQSLGKRRS
- a CDS encoding carotenoid biosynthesis protein, producing MWENRIFKLFIFWYICGIILLGFDLLPSWLEWANAFFLILAGTLGFLYFLNRFDVLSGSVLSAFIFFSTFIVEWAGSDSGFLFGSYDYTEHFAPNIFGVPIAIGFAWLMVMATTHVVARWIIPAGGFFYAVVGGIGAVIIDLIIDPVAYQVKQYWIWEDTGLYYDIPWTNFFGWFVVAFVLHVVIDFLMKKKSLVIAAEQPEKRMVLLYVLMIAMFVMLGSIGGLLLAAFLTTGLTTLIVLVAWKRRPV